Genomic segment of Syntrophorhabdaceae bacterium:
TGCCGGATATAACGTATACAGGATCGGCACGGGGACAGCAAAAAGATTAAACACGGAGCTTGCGAAGGACACTTCGTTTATCGACGCGGTGGTGCCTGATCTGCGATATGTTTCGTACTATGTAACGTCCGTCGATACGTCGGGCAACGAAAGCGGACAATCAAGGGAATTGGTGGTGATCCTGAGAGAATAACAAGGATTCAGAAGCCAGGAGACAGAATGCAGGGGATAGGGCTGAATAAAAGGAGCAAGAATTAGGATTATGCATTTCTTTAAACATAAAAAAGGCCAACTGTACTGTGAAAAGGTACCCGTGGCAGAGATCGCCGGTGCCGTCGGTACACCCTTCTACGTATATAGTTACCGGACTTTTGAGAGACATTTCCGTGTTTTTAACGATGCGTTTAAGAAGATACCCCATATTACGTGCTATTCCTGTAAGGCAAACGCGAGCAGTGCAATCCTGACGATGACGGCAAGGTTCGGCGGCGGCGCCGATATCGTCTCCGGAGGAGAGCTCTACAAGGCCCTTCGTGCCGGGATTCCGGCGAACAGGATAGTATTTTCCGGTGCAGGCAAGACGGAGGAGGAACTGCGATCCGCAATCAAGGCCGGTATCCTCATGGTCAATATCGAGTCTGAGGGAGAGTTGCAGACTGTCTCGCGATTGGCGCGGACCCTGAAAAAAGACGTACCCGTATCAATACGGGTGAACCCCGAGATTGACCCCAGGACCCATCCGTACATAACGACAGGACTGAAGAAGAACAAATTCGGCGTGCTGTGGAAAGATGCCCGCAGGCTTTACAGGGAGATGAAAAAGGAGCGGTTCCTTGTTCCGGTAGGCATATCGTCCCATATAGGTTCCCAGATACTTAAGCTTTCACCCTTTGTTGATGCGGTGCGGTCTTTGAAGTCAATGATCCGGCAACTGAAAGAGGACGGCATATTGGTCCGGATGGTCGATATCGGCGGAGGGCTGGGAATAACCTACAAGGATGAGCTGCCGCCACACCCCGAAGAGTATGCCGGCGTGATGGAGAGGGAACTGGAAGGGATGGGGCTTATGCTCATACTTGAGCCCGGCAGGGTGCTT
This window contains:
- the lysA gene encoding diaminopimelate decarboxylase — encoded protein: MHFFKHKKGQLYCEKVPVAEIAGAVGTPFYVYSYRTFERHFRVFNDAFKKIPHITCYSCKANASSAILTMTARFGGGADIVSGGELYKALRAGIPANRIVFSGAGKTEEELRSAIKAGILMVNIESEGELQTVSRLARTLKKDVPVSIRVNPEIDPRTHPYITTGLKKNKFGVLWKDARRLYREMKKERFLVPVGISSHIGSQILKLSPFVDAVRSLKSMIRQLKEDGILVRMVDIGGGLGITYKDELPPHPEEYAGVMERELEGMGLMLILEPGRVLVGNSGVFVTKLLYIKKIPGKTFYIVDGAMNDLVRPAFYGAYHEIVPVKEEKGDAVKVDVVGPVCESGDFFAKDRSIAPIKTGGLLAILGAGAYGFSMSSNYNARRRVAEVLVKDREFYVIRKRETLRDLMRGESVPHFLEV